Proteins from a genomic interval of Longimicrobium sp.:
- a CDS encoding lmo0937 family membrane protein: MRGLMMLAVVLVVLWVVGVLFFKIVGFAIHLLLIAGIILLILAVVRRGANAVRRRV, translated from the coding sequence ATGCGCGGGTTGATGATGCTGGCCGTCGTGCTGGTGGTGCTCTGGGTGGTCGGCGTGCTCTTCTTCAAGATCGTGGGCTTCGCCATCCACCTGCTGCTGATCGCGGGGATCATCCTGCTGATCCTGGCCGTCGTCCGCCGCGGCGCCAACGCCGTCCGCCGCCGCGTGTAG